From the Glycine max cultivar Williams 82 chromosome 11, Glycine_max_v4.0, whole genome shotgun sequence genome, the window TCCTGTTTTTCTCTGACGAAGCATAAAACAAATGGAATTCGTCCTACTATTTCCATTACGAATTGTTTGACTATCGATTTTGTGACTCCACTGGGACATAGAAGCTCAAAATTAAAGTGTCACAACAgtcagaaaataataaaaaactaatactCAAGTCTCACCCCCACCCAAAAAATAaggtcattttttatattataaaattttattattaattgaattagtgttaatttttctttttaaaattaaccaaCAATATACACGTGAATAATATAAATACaagactaaattaaattttcatgctcaaattatattacaatagataaataattaaaaggaatACATAACTATTTTTTTGGAGAACTACACATTTGTTAACTAAcatcaatttcaattattaaaatgcatccttcctatattttttttcctttttatttatttattttggttttgggaaAGCATTTGACCcatgttaaatttaataaaaatgtaaatttaatattttttataatgtgaagtgataaaaacaaaataacaaacaacatattaaaatttttcaatGGCGCATGTGCTAGTGCTTGAGTGTGTAGGTGTGTGCTTTCGATATTTCACCAAACGAAGTCGTTAATGCATAACCAACGAAAACCTTAAATTGCAGTCAAGAATGGGTTGCCATACTCAAAATGATTGGAAAGTTGTGATGCCTATGCCTTAAATTCTGTGGATGAAGTTACTTTTCACTTATTTCAGTCTTAAGCGTTCTTCGTACAATATTTTATGGTCTGAGAAAACAAttgcaaaattaaaatagtgGCGTTTGAAGTAAACTGgtattagttatttaaaatatacacGAGGTGTCTATGTCATGAACATATTTATTTCAACAAAAACATTTGTACAAAAATAACGAGCAGTTAAATCAACTAATCACATCATAAACGAGAGGTGCAAGCTAGCATGACCATACAAGGATGGTTGGTTTAAAGTGTATTCATTATTAGTGTGTTCTATGAAACTGTCTTTGTACGTAACTTTCGTTTCGTATGATGAGTagtatttctcttattttaatttctcagtCATATCGCTCTTGTCAACTTTTACCAGCAATTCATTTGAATGTTTCAATGTTTCATGTGcaagtaataaatatttaatcggGACATGCAATTAAGGGACACTTTGACTGAGGAAACAAAGCTTGGTACaccaagaaaaactaaaatgtcATACtcgcaatttattttttaaaattttttctcGGTCATGAATACTTGGTTAGTTCATGACTTTAATTGTGGATGGAATTTTGTTGGGACGGCACAAAAAGTCAACCAAAATTGCATCACTCCTCCTGTTTTGTACACAAAACATTGAAAACAAGACACCAAGCACTACATCAAAGAACACAAATGAAGAAAATTACACATCAAACCTAACAATATATAAAGCCCTCTATCATGTAAAGTGCTACAAGTTATCTCTAATCCACACAACTCTCCCCAACCATTTCTTTTCATCTGCACATTCCTATTCTATTTTCTCACTCAACAGGATCTAACATGTTTAGATCCACTAGTACTCGAGGAGGGCCTTCCAAGTATGAGAGATTAGAAAAAGAACTTGCTGACAATGGAACTTCAAATGAGGAGTTTAAGAGGAGCACAAGTTTGCCTTCTCGGGCTATGGGTTCAACCTTTCGAGACATCAATCTACAGAGAAACCCCACAAAAAATGCCAATAGTAAACCTAAGGAGAAGAAGAGTCACCCACTCTTCAGCTTCTTTGATCTTCGccggaagaagaaaacaacagcTAGGCCTGAATTTGCGAGGTATCTTGAGTATGTGAAGGAAGGAGGCATGtgggatttgaattccaataaACCTGTCATGTATTACAAGTGATAGTTTGCTCAGCTTTCAAACTCAAGTGTTAGTACTATTATATTTGTTGTAAGATTTAGAGTTTGATTCTCATATCAAATTGTCATAAGATGTAGAGCAAAATGGAAGTGTGATTTTGTTCTCGAtcgataatatatatatatatatatatatatatatatatatatagaatatagATGAATCAATTGCAAACATCAAGTTCACCTTCCTATTGCTTCCAGTTGGATTTGAATCATTTGATGACATAAATTTATGCTTTAACATATATATTGAATTCTTAGAGACCTAAATAAAAAGACACTGCACGTACAACGTTATTCTTCTTGCATGTCACCTTTTCTGAAAGTTGATTAGCGATGGTTTATGTGTTAGTGTTACACCTCTTAACATCAGCTGGTTTCAGAGTAATTGAAATGAAACTTGAGAATGATTTTCATAGGGTGTTAATAGAACTCGGAAAGTTTTGTATAGTTGAGACAAACACATTTACAATTTTATACACTAAAGTCAATAAGTCATGGAAAATATGAACCTAAAAAAAATGTGACCATGCAACCATACGTGTTGAATTATGCTTGGAGAAGAGGAGCCGCAATCCCTGACCATCATCGATCACCATGGTGCGACCAAGTGAGAACAAGACCATTTGACCCTTCTTAATTACCAAGCTTTttattgaatcttgatttcataataaatttaatatttttttttagtttcttttatgcaaattaaaatatcaattcgTCTCTTATGATATTATCAAATCCCTGAAGACAGGATCTATCCGAATGAAGAAGACAGGATCTATCCGAATGAAGTATTTTTATACATAACAATTCTGTATTTTGTACTTAATTAAATGACTTGAATTCCTTTGACTTGAACCACCCACCATACATGATGCTGGTTTAGATCTTCCTAACTCTCTCATCAGTGGTAGGAGTACCTATTATTCAGCACCAGGGAAAGTGGATTCCCATCCCAAATAACCAGTGAATGATTCTCATGCACTCTACTCGAATGCAATGCAAATATGTCTCATCGCTTTACGCTATTGTAGTTCTCGTTATTCCCTAGTTGGCACTTGCCATAATTCTACATCATGGTGCAACTGTTAGATCGATTCTCCATCCTATGTTGAAATGTGGATACAAAATAAAAGTTTGGATCCCCTAACTCGGTGTGTTATATGTGACCTGTGACACAAGTTCCAACGCTGATATTGTTTGCATGAAATTAATCATAGAAATGTCTGTAAGAaactttttaaacatttttttattatttattaaaatttattgaaaataataattttttttatgtcataatttttatttaataattttttttcttaattttgtagtttttaataaatttcaacgaATATAAGAATGTATGTTAGGAGAAATATATTAAAGAGTGTGTTATTATCACTTAAGGatgtctaaaaaatattttttttgtctctatctataatatataattaaaattttttttatccctttattataataaaactttACTTCACCTCTCttataaattacttatttttttaactaaaacacccttatttatttttatctataattaaatgctattttg encodes:
- the LOC100783478 gene encoding uncharacterized protein, encoding MFRSTSTRGGPSKYERLEKELADNGTSNEEFKRSTSLPSRAMGSTFRDINLQRNPTKNANSKPKEKKSHPLFSFFDLRRKKKTTARPEFARYLEYVKEGGMWDLNSNKPVMYYK